In Salvelinus namaycush isolate Seneca unplaced genomic scaffold, SaNama_1.0 Scaffold608, whole genome shotgun sequence, a genomic segment contains:
- the LOC120042056 gene encoding uncharacterized protein LOC120042056 isoform X2, giving the protein MFTTKAKMNPPIINSTNSVTTSTKRKREAERSVNWTVEETQVLLCAWSDERVQKSLAENVRNRHVFKHLSARMCDLGFSRSPHQCRLRVKTLKANYVRAKLLMSVDDSQPCSFRYYSEMDAVLGRNRAMEGTGGGCHFGSPEGIGGLLGGCHFGSELIAETGRYLGSEGIGGRHFGSPAGTAGRQSRYMVSEMKVEEEDREADDTDDYEFNSVGITTRSLVGPGGRRHDAFLEHSNDYHEPAVHPLEDDRSSRSTPPPPQPASHFSPPPDHSPNLGRGITIPSTQPLEPVLKHLADCFQRLVSESRGLMVQLEGQRQEQARWQQDLLSQWLEREETRQRETADREDRREKARMAHEIRVLTLLSGLAQNQHRQKQTQHHSCSCCHQCSRVEAVGEAAAGASTITRHDDGTEDRDWTDSEAL; this is encoded by the exons ATGTTTACAACGAAAGCAAAAATGAATCCTCCAATTATCAACTCTACTAATTCGGTGACAACTTCTACTAAAA GAAAGCGAGAGGCCGAGCGCTCCGTCAACTGGACAGTGGAAGAGACCCAGGTGTTGCTGTGTGCCTGGAGTGACGAGCGAGTGCAGAAGAGCCTGGCAGAGAATGTCCGGAACCGCCACGTCTTCAAACACCTCTCAGCCCGCATGTGTGACTTGGGCTTCTCCCGCAGCCCTCACCAGTGCCGGCTCCGCGTCAAGACCCTCAAGGCCAACTATGTCAGAGCCAAGCTGCTGATGAGCGTGGATGACTCCCAGCCCTGCAGTTTCAGGTACTACTCTGAGATGGATGCTGTGCTGGGGAGAAATCGCGCTATGGAAGGGACTGGAggagggtgccattttggatctcCTGAAGGCATAGGAGGATTATTAGGAGGGTGTCATTTTGGGTCTGAATTGATCGCAGAAACAGGGCGCTATTTGGGATCTGAAGGGATTGGAGGACGCCATTTTGGATCTCCTGCGGGGACAGCAGGACGGCAGTCACGGTATATGGTGTCTGAGAtgaaggtggaggaggaggacagggaggcaGACGACACCGACGACTACGAGTTCAACAGTGTAGGAATCACCACTCGGTCACTGGTTGGCCCGGGTGGAAGACGCCATGATGCTTTTCTAGAGCACAGCAACGACTATCATGAACCTGCTG TTCATCCATTGGAGGATGACCGCAGCTCCAGGTCAACACCGCCACCACCCCAGCCTGCTTCCCATTTCTCTCCACCCCCAGACCATAGCCCCAACCTGGGCAGAGGTATCACCATTCCCTCCACCCAGCCCCTAGAGCCTGTGTTGAAGCACCTGGCAGACTGCTTCCAGAGGCTGGTCTCAGAGTCCCGGGGTCTGATGGTACAGCTGGAGGGCCAGAGGCAGGAGCAG GCTCGCTGGCAGCAGGACTTGCTCTCTCAGTGGctggagagggaggagacgaGGCAGCGGGAGACGGCGGACAGGGAGGACCGGAGGGAGAAGGCCCGTATGGCGCATGAGATTAGGGTACTGACGCTCCTCAGTGGCCTGGCCCAGAACCAGCATAGACAGAAGCAGACACAACATCACAGCTGCAGCTGTTGCCACCAGTGTagcagggtggaggcggtaggtGAGGCTGCTGCCGGGGCCTCGACCATCACCAGACATGATGATGGAACTGAGGACAGAGACTGGACGGACTCAGAGGCCTTATAG
- the LOC120042056 gene encoding uncharacterized protein LOC120042056 isoform X1 — protein sequence MLIRCYHSQPSRLNIYCTVTVLFTAGKREAERSVNWTVEETQVLLCAWSDERVQKSLAENVRNRHVFKHLSARMCDLGFSRSPHQCRLRVKTLKANYVRAKLLMSVDDSQPCSFRYYSEMDAVLGRNRAMEGTGGGCHFGSPEGIGGLLGGCHFGSELIAETGRYLGSEGIGGRHFGSPAGTAGRQSRYMVSEMKVEEEDREADDTDDYEFNSVGITTRSLVGPGGRRHDAFLEHSNDYHEPAVHPLEDDRSSRSTPPPPQPASHFSPPPDHSPNLGRGITIPSTQPLEPVLKHLADCFQRLVSESRGLMVQLEGQRQEQARWQQDLLSQWLEREETRQRETADREDRREKARMAHEIRVLTLLSGLAQNQHRQKQTQHHSCSCCHQCSRVEAVGEAAAGASTITRHDDGTEDRDWTDSEAL from the exons ATGTTGATAAGGTGTTACCACAGTCAGCCATCGCGTTTGAAcatttactgtactgtaactgtacTCTTTACTGCAGGAAAGCGAGAGGCCGAGCGCTCCGTCAACTGGACAGTGGAAGAGACCCAGGTGTTGCTGTGTGCCTGGAGTGACGAGCGAGTGCAGAAGAGCCTGGCAGAGAATGTCCGGAACCGCCACGTCTTCAAACACCTCTCAGCCCGCATGTGTGACTTGGGCTTCTCCCGCAGCCCTCACCAGTGCCGGCTCCGCGTCAAGACCCTCAAGGCCAACTATGTCAGAGCCAAGCTGCTGATGAGCGTGGATGACTCCCAGCCCTGCAGTTTCAGGTACTACTCTGAGATGGATGCTGTGCTGGGGAGAAATCGCGCTATGGAAGGGACTGGAggagggtgccattttggatctcCTGAAGGCATAGGAGGATTATTAGGAGGGTGTCATTTTGGGTCTGAATTGATCGCAGAAACAGGGCGCTATTTGGGATCTGAAGGGATTGGAGGACGCCATTTTGGATCTCCTGCGGGGACAGCAGGACGGCAGTCACGGTATATGGTGTCTGAGAtgaaggtggaggaggaggacagggaggcaGACGACACCGACGACTACGAGTTCAACAGTGTAGGAATCACCACTCGGTCACTGGTTGGCCCGGGTGGAAGACGCCATGATGCTTTTCTAGAGCACAGCAACGACTATCATGAACCTGCTG TTCATCCATTGGAGGATGACCGCAGCTCCAGGTCAACACCGCCACCACCCCAGCCTGCTTCCCATTTCTCTCCACCCCCAGACCATAGCCCCAACCTGGGCAGAGGTATCACCATTCCCTCCACCCAGCCCCTAGAGCCTGTGTTGAAGCACCTGGCAGACTGCTTCCAGAGGCTGGTCTCAGAGTCCCGGGGTCTGATGGTACAGCTGGAGGGCCAGAGGCAGGAGCAG GCTCGCTGGCAGCAGGACTTGCTCTCTCAGTGGctggagagggaggagacgaGGCAGCGGGAGACGGCGGACAGGGAGGACCGGAGGGAGAAGGCCCGTATGGCGCATGAGATTAGGGTACTGACGCTCCTCAGTGGCCTGGCCCAGAACCAGCATAGACAGAAGCAGACACAACATCACAGCTGCAGCTGTTGCCACCAGTGTagcagggtggaggcggtaggtGAGGCTGCTGCCGGGGCCTCGACCATCACCAGACATGATGATGGAACTGAGGACAGAGACTGGACGGACTCAGAGGCCTTATAG